cttttcacCAATTAATGCAAATGTTATACTATATTTTTTGCACATACTGGTAATCCTGTAACCGCAAACCTTTCCTTATCTTTGTTATCTTTCTGATTTAAGCTTGCCATTTATTTTGCATTGCTAATGACGTGGGAGTTCCtggattatatttttttttaaaaatcacaagGTTTTCAAGAACTTTTCTTCAGTTAAAAGATTTTGTATTTGCTTTTTAATCTAAATATgaacatttgtatttttcagaaaattcgAATAAATGTGCTAAACGCCAAGAGACACGAAGATGGCCTAGATTTTTTGGAGCGTCCACCTCAGTACTTGTTCCACAGACCATTCATTACATTCAGGAAAGAAACAAAATTGTGAATGGCTATCATGATGTTTTCCAGTAATGATGAGCGAAACTTTTGTTGGTttatatttagaataaaaattgtattaaatttttcttCAGATACCGGTATTTATTTATTGAGAGAGAGTAAGAATGAGAGAGAGTTTTGGTTTTTGCTTAGTGATTTCAAGGAGTTAAAAGCTACATAAGTGTTTGATGAGTTATTTGGCTTATCTTCTTGTAAATTATTACATAGTAATTCTACAATGATTGATTCCTGGTGTAAAATCGCCATTCATACTAAAATGTTATTGCCTAAATCTgagttaaattttattatttaaattcatatcTATGCATTATTTCCTTTCAATCTCCGACTGCCGCCATAGTAGTTATCAATTTCTATTGTAACGCTAACCGCTACATGCTTCAcggcattcaggtatttcatttaGTCGAACACGTAACCTTAGATGAATAGATATGAAGAAACATGTTTATAAAGTATAATTTCCTCGATTTCTTACGGAAGGTTAtaattaattcatagctctatagaaacagccagactgaaatctacacgccccatttatcgattggacgaaatctacagcggctgaaagtgacaggagtGAAATTGcatgccctgtttatcgattgcgACCTAAGTAAAATTacggactgcatgaaataatcatgatgatgccagactcaaagtatcacaggagacgatttggctgtttcttttaacaAACGTACTTGTGTACGTTAAcagtagaaccattttaacaagagtttgGACTTTGgttagttgtgtcaaacagcagtatgacgtaggtctgtctatttcattgctagccactcagccatggctgtTTGAAATCAACAGGCATTTGAGCTAAGAATACGCAATCGATGCATATTTCGATTGAAACCGcgtaattttatatttgttttgacgcaagaaatagatagctacgccctactgaaagtccaaggtcttgttaaaatggttctaatttagagaattttactaacttttcataatcaatttattaattagttaaagagaGATGttcatataaacaataaaatgcgatcattgcaggaaaaatttacataacccgataacgcgggttatgtattttacctgcaatgtcgctaccttcatatcccgaataaatcaccatagaaagcattttattgtttaaataaccaCTGCAATGATAAGGAATAtccaataaaacaacaaaacgaACTGAAATCCAGGCAAACATATTTTGAACACCATCGATTATTGTAGAACTAAAACTAAAGCTTAAAATTAATGGTCCCTGAGAcaggggttcaggccctagggCAGGACTGATATAGTCACACAGTGAAAACGTATTGATTCAATACTGTACTGTCACAGTCATGGGAGATAAAGTCATGCATTGTTATTGTGTTCATTATGTCCTGATGTTAAATTGTGAAACTCACTGACCAGGCCATGGAGCTGATGTTGATACTTTAAATTATCCAATCTAACCAACGATCTGAAAACCTGTATCCAAgtgacatcaaactgttctaaataaagatcattcatACGTGCTCTTATATGTATATGGCACCATAATATGTATGTCAACATGTTAGTTAATTATGCTAACATACAggataagttgcatgttgacataaacatgttaacataaatatcttgcatgttgacataaatatcttgcatgttgacataaatatcttgcaTATTAACTTAACGTAAATAAgtcgcatgtcgacataaataagtcgcATGCCTACATAATTAACtggcatgttgacataaataagtcgcATGTTGTTATAATTTTGTTGCATCTTGCATGTCTACATAATTAACTCGCATGTTGACATAAGTAAGTCGCATGTTGACTTATGTTGCATCTATCTTGCATATGGGATGTCAGATACGGGCGTTATTATAATAAGCGATTTCACTACGTAAaatttaaggtagctcgcgggtttactgcttgtgagaaaacctaccctgAAATTTTGTCCGTGTGATTGATAGGTTTCAGagctttatttctaaaatttatttgagattcgtcTGCGGTAATAATGTAATCGTGATTCAAACACAGTGTCGCTGATAAAATCatgcaacgccatttcaatgaattatatagtaaaatgtaGAAAACCGCATTTCAAAAccatgctccaaacttttaaacgatctaGACGAATTTAATTTTACTCAACGCAACAATAGAAgagataattttgaatcaatttataaaaaatattcaatatgtgttctcggccaatttttcgCAAAACAACttcaaagatttaaaagattttacaaAAACCTATATTTTCATCACGACGTTAGCCCGACGTCATCAATTTCTTACGTCCGagaaccaaaaatgaaaatgcgcTGGTTGACAGGACTAACTGATTAATACATATTAGAACGTGCAAATCTAGTTAACATTATTATGAATGTTTTCGAATGcataaatgcaattaatgtaaggttGTGAAGAGAAGAAACATGgctacttttctttttatgaaactcAATGAGTCAATCATTGACTGCAAAATAATTACCATACAACTATTGACATATTAATAAGTATGCGATAACTAGCTAaagccaaaataattttaatagtagATCGGTATTTGAAAATTAGAATTTATAACGGTAAAACgagcgaagttaatgcatacggttcaatttatttacaatgtacatgtacttgtctaaatatgatttttaatgaaagagtTCCAACGCACACTCATACCCTATAGAACTAAATGCGACAATGTATGTCACGTCTCTAAATTTTTAGcacttgataattataaatgtttgtttaagCTGCAATttatagctttttaaaatatttcattttatatttcaaaagatcatttgttatttttaaaagaaatgagtTTGCtttgacggtcaactctttacgtcgaatcctattgtgacgtcagcaaacccgcgagctagcgcgcgttattcaatttgtatgcacacaccgttgcagttatgagactatatctttcaaaaaataaggattcaatacttatatttacattttttttaccttcttgcCTTGGACGCAAATGCGAATTATACCTCAAATTACTGTattatcctatgggtaagttcaaattaatggaagagccacagtaacagccacaagcgtgatatttgatttccgcttgtgacgttgtatttatcagcgttcaacgtttgtgacgtcacaattaaaactcgtgatttaaccttttataaaaaataccCTGTTTGTGTTACGGTGCTACatctgcagtagctttacatgcaaaatatatgtgaaatgtaaatatttacgtttttaacatttgttctctttccgcaaatatgatttatttaaaacaatctcGGCCTTATTCAACGATCGCGAGTAATGCGcaattaacggaagagccatCAGAACAGCCGAATtgtgctgacaaaaatagtgcccagcgttttaaattctaaaaacacAAGTTTATTTTCCATTctgtaatttgatgaatttatttttggtatactaagaaattaatcaattgaattcatttcaatctttaaaaaatatttacatccatgaaatattaatcagccCAAGTATAACATCAGGTcgtgatccggtttgaagtcgggAGGAGAGTCAGTCATGTTCTGAAGGAAGactgaatgtattcatacgcaccagatttggtgattgggtcttctgtgttatgcgaaacattcaacaaaaaagttgactttattgttagaagcaacatttcaagagttatttatcatggattatatttttatgctcgtcgatctcatctcaactgTCTATGTGAAAActagtttaaaccggttttacaaaacagctgttcttgctgttacttattcactccctccgtgatctgcactttatatcgatttatttaagtgaaCAATTGATTTCCttagtaagggaatgtaaatataagcattaaataatttatttttgacgtcgtcgtgtcaataactgccgtcaggtgagcagacaaattgaataacgcgctaacgcacgttattcaatttgtctgctcacctgacggcagttattgacacgacgacgtcaaaaataaatccttCAATGCTTATTATCGCTGACTGATATATTAGACATCacaaatccccccccccccaaaccttctcacgaaaaaaaaatgtatcaccgaaaagagagagagagagagagagagagagagagagagagagagagagagagagagagagaaaatcaCAAGTGCGCTACCGATAATGAAGGAAATTAAAGCTTGATAGTAGGTCTGCCCTACCCtcgctacctcctctcttttctcctttacAAGGCTTAATTTAtgtctataaaaatatacatttcaatctGAATTTGACACCACAAATATTcattctctctctatctctttcCCTTTCTCCTACTAGTATTCGTGTTTGGAATGTTACCGTTGAGGTTGTACATCTTCTATGGTTTTCTTTTCATAGTTCAAACCACACTCAATgttaattatttagattaaacagatatTTCTTCGCGAACCAAATTTTCCACaattggggcgaatacactacTGGTTAAAATGTATCGGGGGAGAATACATacaggaaaaacaaaattacgTAGATTCGCAAAGCACACAATGTTATCACTGATATGATGGTTTATACTGTGTGGAGTTATTCATCAAAGttaatttaacaattataattatataagagtaaataagaaatttatttgcatgtacaaatgatctttatttagagcagtttgatgttgctatgATACAGGAcacagatccatgatttgattggtttatttagatattgaatctcgaatttcgaatctcgtatttcgaatctcgaatgagcCTTTTGGGCTTTCGTAGAACTTTATTGGTAAGTTAGCGTGTCGTTCAAGATAATTGCGGCGACGAAGAGCTTCGTtgctgctacgatcttgaacgcagcccagcAGTAATTATTAGAACAATCAGAAGGCAATgataaaaatgcttttatttcatatattaatacaGGACATTTCATAAGAATTTGAATAGATTGGTCAAAAGACAAAGAACCTTAGAAGATTGGAACATACAACCAAGACATTCAAAAGTTCTGAAAAGAATTTGATGTTATACTTTGAAAATCAAGATATAAAGGACTCAAATTGCAACACCACATGGTATGTAGGGCATTGGTGGCTACAGATATCAGGACATTTTTTGCTGAAATGAAAATAGGAAAGATTGGAAGAGTTATGACTGTCCATTTGATAGATTGGATTATGATGTTCCTTCTGCTAGCGTTGCTGTCATTGTCTCTGCTAACTTTGCTGTCATTGTCTCTGCTAACTTTGCTGTCATTGTCTCTGAGGGTCTCTATCTTGATTTCTTCATTAAAACTAATTTCACTTGACATGGCCAGGAACTTGTAGATAcaaagtttttctttttcagttttattCCTATTCTCAAACACAACATATATCTTATCGACTTTGCTGTCATTGTCTCTGAGGGTCTCTATCTTGATTTCTTCATTAAAACTAATTTCTCTTGACATGGACAGGAACTTATCGATACaaagttttctttctttttcagttttattCCTATTCTCAAACACAACATATCTCTTATCAACAGCTTCATATAGCCGATACAGTTCTTTGTTAGATTCAGGATTGAATACATTGCTGTCATCAACAATATTACTCCCTCTTGTTAGCAAGATAAAACTTCGAGAATGTAAATATTCTAGGTCCTTCAACACCATCAAAATGCAAGTCTCATCTTCCATTTGTAATCGTTGTGCAGCTATTACAAACGCCAGAATGTCGGACTTTCTGAACTCTTTTTTCAGTTCTTTTATTACGGACTTCTGTAGCGCCGGAGTGTCTACTAGAACAACATTTTGATTCTCATCAAGATacttattcattttctttgttgttGATTCCTTCCGCAGGGAGCTTGTGGATTCAGCCACGTCTCTGCCAATTATTGTGTTGATAGTTGCGCTTTTCCCTGCACCGCGAGGTCCAATAAAAAATACCCGAAGTCTCGTGTATGTTTTGGATGGAAAAGCGCCTGAAATGTATGACAACATTATTAATAGAGTAAGAAATCTTTCTTTGAGTATTACGAGGTGACCACGATTGTCGGGGCATGAtttaatccaataaagcccaaagggcttcaTGATCTTCGAGttaatgatagatttgatcacgccccgaccataattattacctcataatgatttttatgacttaaataattttcagcaatttttcgagaaaatattaaattatcgACAGTTTTACGCTAGTTTAAAGTATAATCATGCAAACTCCGCTAGCGCCCAAAAACAGTACATTATTTttgtcattgatgaaatgtattgagCTATGCATCAcattaaatttgatttgtagtgttatcacataCAAATATACTGGAAATCAATAGAATACGCTTGCCCAACGCAAGTGCACATTCAGCTTTTGGCGTCATTTTTGCTGTAATTTTGTCAAGGCGATTTATTTTTATCTGTTTAAAACTGAGCTATCCGGAAAAGTACAATTTCACTTCTCCAACATTTTTTGCGCGGGTTTTGGAGTGTAGAGATTTAGGCAACTTTAAAATTTCGATTcaataaattatctttaataTTTCTGAGCAGTAAAAAATGGGTCAAGCCATTTGCAAAATCTCAACAGTGCGTTCTGAAAAACCACCACGACGCCGCGCAGTCATAAAACACGCCCTCGCGCTAttgcaattttaaacaaaacgcCGTCGCGCTGACCTTGCAAAACACGCCGTAGCAATAATGTAAATTCACACAACTCGCCGCCGCGCTGTCTCAAAACATGCAACTTTGAACAACAAGCCGCCCCGCTAATACAACTTCGCTTGACACGTTGTCGCGGAAACACAACTTCGCACAACACGCCGACGCGCTAACACAACTGCAGACAACATGCCGTCGCGCTATGGAACCACAAAACCCTGTCGCGCTTATAAAACTTAGCACAACTCGTCCTCGTTTTGTCAAACAACACGCGGTTGCGCAGTCACACATGCCAACGGGATACCATATTAAAATCGTGACAGCTCGAAAGCAAGCTGTGCGAAGTTGTTTTAGCGCGTGTGTGACGGAACCTTTTGTGAACGCGAAATTTGGCTTTTGCAATGGCCTTATCTGGACACTATAGTAAAATGcaaattgtataaaaattgcaaatttcaTGTGTTTACTGACGAGAAATCGAAAATGTCATCTGATTTGAATGCAGATCGCGACCACTTTTCTCAATGAGGAATGTACAGTGTATCTAAACTGCATTAAATTATAGAAtagtatatcttttttttcatttataacaaAACCTACCAGACGTGCCCCAGTCCTCCATGTCTTACTGTAAGCCTTTACAATGCAGATAATATATATCTCAATTAAggtcacaatttaaaaaaaaaacaccaaaaaacaaCAGTTCAAGCAGATGTGcaaagtacatatacatgtacttgcggCCAATCACGTCACTGTACTTTATCATGTTTTCGTTGTTTTTATCATAaagtctaatttatttttgaagtgataaCAGGAAGTATGATAAATAAGAATTAGCCATTTGTAGTTTAAAAGGTGTAACAACACCATGGTATCTAGTGGaagtgttatacatgtatatgaatatatcATCATAACGTATAACgggttattttttattgctgtGTTTTTCGAATTTATATACAAACTcactgttttcaaattttacatgttaacGAACTCGAATAtgcgtaaaaattaaaaatcaatcacCAGTATCACAATTTCATTTGTGGTACATTTAACAACATCAGAAGAAATCGTACATCAGAATTATGTATGCGACATGAGGGAGATGTTGCAAATATACTTGGGTATATAAAGAACTTAAATATGTTGGAGATACGTAAATTTTCAAGTGACCTGTTGAATGTCACCTCACACAACACACGCTATCGATGCAGACACTCCAATTACATACcgttaataaagaagttatttGCTTTTCCAAGGAgcagggggaggggggggggtaaaataacaattttcaaacttttgaaAGTAAGAAATCAAAAGAGTTCACAcgtattttaaatacatatttagtAAGTATATGGAACAATTTATGTGtctattttttattgttgttaatAAGTGTAGTACgcgtttattttttatgaatttgtaaAACTCTTAAAAAGTAGCATTtagcagtaaaaaaaattctcattataaggaattttatatatttgaaaaaagaaaattaatttcttcCTTATACTTTTTTAGAAGCTCTACACAGTCCAAAGTTTTCTTTTGCAGGTAAAAAAGGACCACTCATTTATttctgagaaaataaatacGAGGACGTTTTGTTTTCTCATATATACTTTTCATCATTAAAAAGTTTTCTGTGTAGAtctaattttataattactttttgatGCAATGGTCaataattctttgtttaatgTTTGGTGAAAGgtgttaaattgtattttaacatttaatcacAGATTATTTACAACAGAAAATACTTTTTAAGTCCAATTATTGTAATTGACTGTAATAATTCTCTAATACTAGTATGTGCGgcggaaaaagaaaaaaaagacgtTAATGCAAAACACACACTGAAATACGAAAGACcagttaaggtggtatgggacacttctaTGTTGTggcgtattgtttatcgaaataataAAACGAAGTAGTTTTCCCCCAAAATTTCACCTaccagcgtagcgcagtggattacagggtttactacgaatctgtaactCATAATTttgaatcccgctggggtttttacaatttttacctctccaaatattttgaaagcttttttttggttaaatattgttaaattctaaaccggtgaaagtactTCAataataatgtactttaatccacattaatatcaacaggTGTCTCATATcaccttaaaaataaaatcaactgaCTCCTATGCAAAATCATTAGACATCGATGCAAAACAAACGAACCAACAGTCATTCACTGATATGACGCAAGATGGCCGGCCTTGACGGTCATCTAAGTGCCAAAGCCCGTGGATGGATCCGTCACGGAGTCTtctgtttgcattttaagcttcatttttGGAGTCTAAACCCTAATTCTAGACTCCTCTGTCTGTTATCCTGATTTCATAATTTAATGTATGTAAACATCAATTCGTAAAATAAAGGGAGGGGGCTATAGTTGGAAGATTCTCGGATTGTCTATACCATTGCTTCAGGGGCCAAAATTTGTTAACTTTTGGTAAAAAGAGACCTGCAAGCCTTCAGTGGTCACtcattgataaaatgaaagtttgtaACCGAGAATATTGTGAGATTTAATAGCTTTGGCGCACTTTTGTGATTGAAGTTCCACTGTCTAATTCTTTTCAGCTATCAAAGTATTGTGCATGAAGGGAAAggaatttttatgaattttataagCTATGTGTACAATAAGTTACAAAATCATAATTTAAGAAGAGGACATTATGCACACAGTAACAATGTAATTAGTTCATATCCCATGACTGTAAAAGTACAgaataaaataaagatttatacatttcttttatGTGGCCATATTGGGCTTAAACCTCTAAACCACGGTCATGAATTTCTAGAAGGCTTCATAGGCAACAAAACCATGcatttctgtatatttacattcactgtATATTTCCCCGTATGTTTGCATTAGGAATATGTGACGTTCAAGGTCCTCTGAATACACTTAACTTattcatgcgccatgagcacaaatataaacgtcatCACTCGTTTTGAGTACTTTTAtatttgtaagattaaatgaaacgttcaaactttcataaccaatttgatatgtactaaTGGAAATCATCGTTAAATTATATCAATTCGTCAATAAAAAGACTTTTTTGGACACGGGATtaaactaaataacatgttaatatatGGCTGTTTCATGTAAGTTTCATATACCTGACTAAGATCTAAATAATGGCTTTAAAGTGACGATACGCAACTATTTCATACAAATGGACATCAGTATGAATATAGAATATAGGCACTggatgcttatttttggatgtcgtcggttcTATAACACACCAGGAAGTGCagacaaattattaatttgtctAAACCGCTTAATTGCGTATATATTATTCCTTGTTGTGGAAATAGAGAAAAAGATGgtcttaattaaattaaattcaaaagtaattaatgaatttgtttcatggttttacattttctctagttttcccccaaatgaaaaaaaattaaactttactTCATTGAGTAAGGCAGCACTTGTTTAGGACATAACAAGTCTATAAGATTTGGATTAAATTCTTTCCCTCTTAAGTAAGTAAGACCACCAGCAGGTACttcatttgttcttaaataGTTATATTTACACATTTGTTTCATGTAGTCTAAATAAATAGAGGTAAGTAGAAAAGCAAAATTTGAAAGTGTGATTCCGTGCATTCcgtaaaaactttttatttcacCATTGtagatgaatataaaaagttagtaaaattctgGTTAAACCATCAATTTTACTGTAAGCAGGTCAgtgttaaaaataatattgaaaatctCTTATACCCCATTaatcaattttgatattatcacaaacaactttattaatttttacagactcattaaaaatattatcatcAACACCGCTTTGGATTTTTTCAAGAGTCCCCtagaaaaaacaagaaatacatCAGATATTATACTTTGCATACTTTCTGGTCGGAAAAAAGTTATTTCCTATCGCTTTTATCTGTGTGAGAGTTTCAGATAACGCAGATCGACCCAGATTTTAAATCCTGGAGCCCTAATCTGCCGGCCTTATCCTGTTGAGTTTTGACATAAGCTGTTGTCAGGATGCAGATGTTGTATCGTACTTCATGTTAGATGCTCAACTTTCCCGTCAATCAATACTTGTTGAAAAAATGggatttaaaaatgtcaaactaaGTACTAAAGAACCCCGTTGAAACAAACAAGACAATAATCGGTAAAATTGAGAACCTGCCTGATATATGTACTCTTAAAtcacaatgaattttttttcttcagaattctggttttttttttttatacataattgtGGTAGAAATAAATAGATGTTGTCTTGAACAGTAATACCCACACCAAGTTTTAGCCCTAAATAATACTCTCTTGTACcagttttagttttaaaaaaaagccacgtagtattttcaaaaattataatttttagtttaaacagtatttatttagtgaatttCATCATACATATTATAATAACAGTACACAGAAGATTGAGAAACAAGCCAAAAGGCTTATGTTAATCTCGCTCTCGTCATTTTACAAATGAGAGGTgggtaaaattttcaattactaTAACATTGCACATAATCATTGATTAGGAAAAATGTaggagaaagaaaaaagaaaatgaatggggagaaaatttttataaaggTTAAGATCCCATCCCATGATACCAATGAGCGGCCCTCTATGTACATTTTGGGGTTAAACTGTCTGCAGGTGAAATTTGAATTAATCAATAATTTtgacatttcatgtcatagaaagtatggtctatataattattacaaacaaaacaatattctgcccccccccccccccctcggcGGTTGCGGCTTAAATTTGCTTTTGTGTGTCAACATCATCGTGTGAAAGGATTTAGAGAAGAGGTGGGGGTGAGGGGTTCTgaccgcccccccccctttgaaaaattcatttatgtgtttaaaatacattaaaattaccGAGAATAAACCTTGGACCCCAATCCCCCACCCCCATCCCTTGCAAACACAATTATTTCTCTGACCCCCACCACCGCCTCATTCCCCACTCCTCATAGATAAATGAACATCAGAACTTTTTTATAACAACGAAAGCCTGTACATGTagtggaaacaaaaaaaaattgtaaacagtgCAAAATAAATGACACACTAGTATATTGTACACGTGGTGTACATGTGTATGGGTTTCGATATGTAGAATAGGACTAATTAAATCGAATAATCTAAATCTtattccaggggggggggggggcactatAATATGGTCATGACCTTTCTCCCAGTGCGATCTTGCCATAGTTCTCTTGGACTGATATTTATGATTTTGGTGAAACACGTTATGACAATAAGAGTGCATGACTGGATATTGAAAAGATGCAAGACTTCAGCCTTGTTCATCATCTTAAAATTATCCCCATCCCAGAAACAAttggcaatcggtttttagaacgcagttcgcagttcgcagttcgcaattgaatagtgaactgcgttctatagaacgcagttcgcaattcaaaattttgtgcgattgaatagtgaactgcgttctatagaacgcagttcgcaatt
This portion of the Magallana gigas chromosome 7, xbMagGiga1.1, whole genome shotgun sequence genome encodes:
- the LOC105318994 gene encoding GTPase IMAP family member 7 isoform X4, whose protein sequence is MEDWGTSGAFPSKTYTRLRVFFIGPRGAGKSATINTIIGRDVAESTSSLRKESTTKKMNKYLDENQNVVLVDTPALQKSVIKELKKEFRKSDILAFVIAAQRLQMEDETCILMVLKDLEYLHSRSFILLTRGSNIVDDSNVFNPESNKELYRLYEAVDKRYVVFENRNKTEKERKLCIDKFLSMSREISFNEEIKIETLRDNDSKVDKIYVVFENRNKTEKEKLCIYKFLAMSSEISFNEEIKIETLRDNDSKVSRDNDSKVSRDNDSNASRRNIIIQSIKWTVITLPIFPIFISAKNVLISVATNALHTMWCCNLSPLYLDFQSITSNSFQNF
- the LOC105318994 gene encoding GTPase IMAP family member 7 isoform X3; amino-acid sequence: MSSVLHVQKTCAFPSKTYTRLRVFFIGPRGAGKSATINTIIGRDVAESTSSLRKESTTKKMNKYLDENQNVVLVDTPALQKSVIKELKKEFRKSDILAFVIAAQRLQMEDETCILMVLKDLEYLHSRSFILLTRGSNIVDDSNVFNPESNKELYRLYEAVDKRYVVFENRNKTEKERKLCIDKFLSMSREISFNEEIKIETLRDNDSKVDKIYVVFENRNKTEKEKLCIYKFLAMSSEISFNEEIKIETLRDNDSKVSRDNDSKVSRDNDSNASRRNIIIQSIKWTVITLPIFPIFISAKNVLISVATNALHTMWCCNLSPLYLDFQSITSNSFQNF
- the LOC105318994 gene encoding GTPase IMAP family member 7 isoform X1, which produces MKFDIICIVKVYCKARVYNMEDSDTSGAFPSKTYTRLRVFFIGPRGAGKSATINTIIGRDVAESTSSLRKESTTKKMNKYLDENQNVVLVDTPALQKSVIKELKKEFRKSDILAFVIAAQRLQMEDETCILMVLKDLEYLHSRSFILLTRGSNIVDDSNVFNPESNKELYRLYEAVDKRYVVFENRNKTEKERKLCIDKFLSMSREISFNEEIKIETLRDNDSKVDKIYVVFENRNKTEKEKLCIYKFLAMSSEISFNEEIKIETLRDNDSKVSRDNDSKVSRDNDSNASRRNIIIQSIKWTVITLPIFPIFISAKNVLISVATNALHTMWCCNLSPLYLDFQSITSNSFQNF
- the LOC105318994 gene encoding GTPase IMAP family member 7 isoform X2, translating into MFNMEDSETSGAFPSKTYTRLRVFFIGPRGAGKSATINTIIGRDVAESTSSLRKESTTKKMNKYLDENQNVVLVDTPALQKSVIKELKKEFRKSDILAFVIAAQRLQMEDETCILMVLKDLEYLHSRSFILLTRGSNIVDDSNVFNPESNKELYRLYEAVDKRYVVFENRNKTEKERKLCIDKFLSMSREISFNEEIKIETLRDNDSKVDKIYVVFENRNKTEKEKLCIYKFLAMSSEISFNEEIKIETLRDNDSKVSRDNDSKVSRDNDSNASRRNIIIQSIKWTVITLPIFPIFISAKNVLISVATNALHTMWCCNLSPLYLDFQSITSNSFQNF